GCAGAAATCCGGTGACAACGCAGCCAAGGTCAAACTGACCCTGGAAGACAGCAGCGTCTACAAACAGGAAGGCAAGCTGGAGTTTTCGGAAGTGTCGGTCGACCAGACCACCGGTTCCGTGACCTTGCGCGCAGTGTTCCCCAACCCTGAGCACCGCCTGCTGCCAGGCATGTTCGTTCATGCGCAGTTGCAATCGGGTGTCAGTGCCCAGGCAATTCTGGTGCCGCAGCAAGGTGTCACGCGGGACCTCAAAGGCACGCCTACCGCGCTGATTGTCAACCAGGACAACAAAGTCGAGCTGCGTACGCTGGTCGCCAACCGGACTTCCGGCACCGACTGGCTGGTCGAGAAAGGCCTTAATGCAGGTGACCGCGTGATCACCGAAGGTCTGCAGTTCGTCAAGCCCGGCGCTGAAGTGAAAGTCGCCGACGCCAAGAACGTCAAATCTGCAGAATCCGCCCCGGCCGCTGCTCCGGCAACTGACAAAGCCGCAGGCAGTAAAGGGGAGTAATTCATGTCGAAATTTTTCATCGACCGTCCAATTTTCGCGTGGGTAATAGCCCTCGTGATCATGCTGGTCGGGGGTTTATCGATCCTCAAGCTGCCGATCAACCAATATCCAGCGATTGCGCCACCGGCCATCGCGATTCAGGTGACCTACCCAGGCGCGTCAGCACAGACCGTGCAGGACACCGTGGTTCAGGTCATCGAGCAACAGCTCAACGGTATCGACAACCTGCGTTATGTCGCCTCGGAAAGTAACTCCGACGGCAGCATGACCATCACCGCTACCTTCAATCAGGGCACCAACCCCGACACCGCACAGGTTCAGGTACAGAACAAACTGAACCTGGCAACCCCGCTCCTGCCGCAAGAAGTGCAGCAGCAGGGCATTCGTGTGACCAAGGCGGTGAAGAACTTCCTGATGGTGATCGGCCTGGTATCGGAAGACGGCAGCATGGCCAAGGAAGACTTGGCCAACTACATCGTTTCCAACATGCAGGACCCGATCTCTCGTACCTCCGGTGTGGGTGACTTCCAGGTGTTCGGTGCTCAGTACGCGATGCGTATCTGGCTCGACCCGGCCAAGCTGAACAACTTCCAGCTGACACCAGTGGACGTCAAAACCGCTATTGCGGCGCAGAACGTTCAGATTTCATCCGGTCAACTGGGCGGCTTGCCAGCAGTCAGCAATCAACAGCTCAACGCCACCATCATCGGCAAGACACGTCTGCAGACGGCCGAGCAGTTCGGCAACATCCTGCTGAAGGTCAACCGCGACGGTTCGCAAGTGCGGATCAAAGACGTGGGTACGGTCGGTCTGGGCGGCGAAAACTACAGCGTAGACGCGCAGTACAACGGCAAGGCGGCTTCGGGTCTGGCGATCAAACTCGCGACCGGCGCCAACGCTTTGGACACCGCAAAAGCGATTCGCTCCACCGTCAGCCAGCTGGAACCGTTCTTCCCGCCCGGCATGAAAGTGGTTTACCCGTATGACACCACGCCAGTGGTCAGCGAATCGATTACCGGAGTTGTACATACTCTGGGTGAAGCGATCGTTCTGGTGTTCCTGGTGATGTACCTGTTCCTGCAAAACTTCCGCGCCACCATCATCACCACGATGACAGTGCCAGTGGTCTTGCTCGGGACATTCGGCATCCTCGCCGCCGCCGGTTTCACCATCAACACCCTGACCATGTTCGGCATGATTCTGGCCATCGGCTTGCTGGTGGACGATGCGATCGTAGTGGTGGAAAACGTCGAGCGGGTGATGGAGGAGGAGAAGCTCTCCCCCCGAGATGCCACGATCAAGTCCATGGGCCAGATTCAAGGCGCCCTGGTCGGTATCGCCATGGTGCTCTCTGCAGTATTGCTGCCAATGGCGTTCTTTGGCGGCTCCACGGGCGTGATCTACAAGCAGTTCTCGATCACCATCGTTTCGGCGATGGGCTTGTCGGTCTTGGTTGCCTTGATCTTCACCCCGGCCTTGTGCGCCACCATGCTCAAGCCGATCGACCCGGAAAAACACGGTCAGCCTAAACGCGGCTTCTTTGGCTGGTTCAACCGCACGTTCGACCGCAGTGTTCTGAGCTACGAGCGTGGTGTCGGCAACATGCTGCGCCACAAGATTCCGGCCTATCTGGTCTACCTGCTGATCTTCGCCGGCATGATCTGGATGTTCATGCGCATCCCGGCTGCGTTCCTGCCAGAAGAAGACCAGGGCGTGATCTTTGCCCAGGTTCAGACGCCTCCAGGCTCGTCCGCAGAACGGACCCAAGCGGTCCTCGACGAGGCGCGCAGCTACTTGCTCGACAAAGAGTCGAGTGCAGTGCAATCGGTGTTCACGGTCAACGGCTTTAACTTCGCGGGCCGTGGTCAGAGTTCCGGTCTGGCGTTCATCCTGCTAAAACCGTGGGGCGACCGTAACGACGACAACAGTGTCTTCGCGCTGGCCAAACGCGCTCAGGCGCAGTTCTTCACCTTCCGCGATGCGTTGTCGTTCGCAGTGGTCCCGCCTTCAGTACTGGAGCTGGGTAACGCCACAGGTTTCGACTTATACCTGCAGGACCAGGGCGGTGTCGGTCACGCCAAGTTGATGGAAGCGCGTAACCAACTGTTGGGCATGGCGGCGCAGAGCAAGGTTCTGGCTGGCGTGCGTCCTAACGGTCTGAACGATGAGCCGCAGTATCAACTGGTGATCGACGACGAACGCGCCAGTGCGTTGGGCGTCAGCCTGAGCGACATCAACACCACGTTGTCGGTGGCTTTCGGTGGCAACTACGTCAACGACTTCATCGACCGCGGTCGCGTGAAGAAGGTGTACGTACAGGGTCAACCCGATGCCCGCATGAAGCCTGAAGACCTGAAAAAATGGTACGTGCGCAACAGCGCAGGTGACATGGTGCCGTTCGCCTCGTTCGCCTCCGGCGAGTGGGTCTACGGCTCACCGAAACTGTCGCGTTACAACGGCGTTCCGGCCGAGGAAGTGCTGGGTACACCAGCGCCGGGCTACAGCTCGGGCCAGGCCATGGATGAAGTCGAAGCGCTGGTGAAGAAGCTGCCAGCCGGCATCGGTTATTCCTGGACAGGTCTGTCGTACGAGGAGCGCCTGTCGGGCTCCCAGGCGCCAGCGTTGTATGCCATTTCGATCCTGATGGTCTTCCTCTGTCTGGCGGCGCTGTACGAGAGCTGGTCGATTCCGATTGCCGTGCTGCTCGTCATCCCGCTTGGCGTGATCGGCGCACTGATGGCAACCAGCCTGCGAGGTCTGTCCAACGACGTGTTCTTCCAGGTCGGGCTCCTGGTGACGGTGGGTCTGGCGGCGAAAAACGCCATCCTCATCGTCGAGTTCGCCAAAGAACTGCACGAGCAGGGGAAAAGTCTGGTCGATGCCACGATTGAAGCGTGCCGCATGCGTCTTCGTCCGATCATCATGACGTCAATGGCGTTCATCCTCGGCGTTGTGCCTCTGGCGATCTCCAGCGGTGCAGGTTCGGGCAGCCAACACTCCATCGGTACTGGTGTAATCGGCGGTATGATTACGGCCGTGGTGCTGGCGATCTTCTGGGTACCGCTGTTCTTCGTATCGATCTCCGGATTGTTCAAGGGCAAACAGAAACACACTCCAAACGATGAGGCTGGCCAATGAGCAAGTCCCTGATCTCGCTGGCAGTTACCGCGTTCATTCTCGGCGGCTGCTCGTTGATCCCTGAATACAACCAGCCTGCGGCCCCGGTCGCCGCACAATATCCGCAAGGCCCGGCGTATTCGCCGGCCCAGGCGGCCAACGTGGCGGCGTCCGAACAAGGCTGGCGTCAGTTCTTCCATGACCCGGCGCTTCAGCAGCTGATTCAGACCTCGCTGGTCAATAACCGTGACCTGCGCGTTGCGGCGCTGAATATCGATGCCTACCGCGCGCAGTACCGCATTCAGCGTGCGGACCTGTTCCCTGCCGTTAACGCAGAAGGCAGCGGTACACGCCAGCGGGTACCGGGCGATCTGTCGCAGACAGGTCAGGCGGGGATCACCAGCCAGTACTCGGTCGGTCTGGGCATCAGTGCCTATGAGCTCGACCTGTTCGGCCGTATCCGCAGCCTCAGCGAACAAGCCTTGCAGCAATACTTCGCCACTGAGGAAGCGCGCCGCAGCACCCAGATCAGCCTTGTTGCCAACGTGGCAACGGCTTATCTGACCTGGCAGGCTGACAAAGAACTGCTCAAGCTGACCCAGGACACGCTGGGCGCGTTTGAAGAAAGCTATCGCCTGACTTCGCGCAGCAATGAAGTCGGTGTGGCATCGGCACTGGACCTGGCGCAGTCGCGGACTTCGGTCGAAAGCGCTCGCGTCAAGCTGTCGCAGTACCAGCGCTTTGTGGCTCAGGATCTGAACAACCTGACGCTGCTGCTGGGCACGACGCTGCCGGAGAATCTGCCGACAGGCCAGCCTTTGAGCAACGACCTGCTGACAGAGCTGCCACCGGGCTTGCCATCTGACTTGCTGCAACGTCGTCCGGACATCCTGCAAGCCGAATACAACCTCAAAGCGGCGAACGCGAACATTGGCGCAGCCCGTGCAGCGTTCTTCCCCAGCATCAGCCTGACGGCCAGTGCCGGTACCGCCAGCGGTGACTTGAGCGGCCTGTTCAAGGGCGGCTCTGGAACCTGGTTGTTCACGCCGAAGATCAATCTGCCGATCTTCAACGCCGGCAGCCTGCGTGCCAGCCTGGATTATTCGAAGATCCAGAAGGACATCGGCGTCGCCAACTATGAGAAGGCGATTCAGACAGCGTTCCAGGAAGTCTCCGACGGCCTGGCTTCGCGCAAGACGTTCCGCGAGCAGTTGCAGGCGCAAAACGATTTCGTTCAGGCCAACCAGGACTACTACCGTCTGGCTGAACGTCGTTATCGCATCGGCATCGACAGTAACCTGACCTTCCTCGACGCCCAGCGCTCGTTGTTCAGCGCGCAGCAGTCGTTGATCAGTGATCGACTGTCGCAGCTGACCAGTGAGGTCAATTTGTACAAGGCGCTTGGCGGCGGCTGGTACGAACGGACGCCAGCTGGCCAGAAGCAGCCGACCTCAGGCGACGTGCCGTCTACCCGGTTGTTCTGATGTAAATGCACCATGAAAAAACCCACCGATTGGTGGGTTTTTTTTGGCCTGTGGGGGAGCTTGCTTGCGACAGGACATACCGGTCAGATCAGCGTGTTCAGCTGAGCAAAAACTCTGTCACACGCAACGTGAACACTTGCCCCAGCTCTACGCTGGACATATGCGCTGCGTAGTAGTCGGACAGCTGCGATCCGTCGATATGGTTTTGCAGGTAATGACCATCGGCAACGGTCGTGACCGCGTCATGGCTGCAGCAAATGATCAGAGTGTCCACCGCAATCGAGCTGACCTGCTTGAGATAGTCGGCATCGCGTAGCGCAGCACAGCAGGCGGCGTAGCCGAATGGCGACGTCGCGGCGAGCTGGTCGGTAGCCGCTTTGACCTGCTCCGGGTGGCTCGCCGTGAACTCCGGGGTAAACCAGCGCTGAGGCGCTGTCTGCGCCAGTGTCAGCATGCCCTGGGCACCTTCGTGTTCCAGAAGCGTAATGCGCTCGTTCCAGATGTCAGGCGTGCCGATCTTCGCTGCGGTGTTGCTCAGCACCAGCTTGTGCAGTCGGTCACTGGCGTGAATCCCTAACCACTGACCAGTCAGCCCGCCCATCGACAGGCCGCAGAAATGCGCTTTGTCGATCTGCAAGGCATCGAGCAACGCCAAAACGTCCTGCCCCAACTGCTCAATCGTATAAGGCCCTTGGCTTACCAGCGATTTGCCGTGCCCTCGCGTGTCGTAACGAAGCACTCGAAACGACTGACTGAACGCGTCCACCTGGGCGTCCCACATGTGAAGATCGGTGCCCAGTGCGTTGGACAGCACCAGCACCGGCGCG
The DNA window shown above is from Pseudomonas sp. BSw22131 and carries:
- a CDS encoding efflux RND transporter permease subunit, which translates into the protein MSKFFIDRPIFAWVIALVIMLVGGLSILKLPINQYPAIAPPAIAIQVTYPGASAQTVQDTVVQVIEQQLNGIDNLRYVASESNSDGSMTITATFNQGTNPDTAQVQVQNKLNLATPLLPQEVQQQGIRVTKAVKNFLMVIGLVSEDGSMAKEDLANYIVSNMQDPISRTSGVGDFQVFGAQYAMRIWLDPAKLNNFQLTPVDVKTAIAAQNVQISSGQLGGLPAVSNQQLNATIIGKTRLQTAEQFGNILLKVNRDGSQVRIKDVGTVGLGGENYSVDAQYNGKAASGLAIKLATGANALDTAKAIRSTVSQLEPFFPPGMKVVYPYDTTPVVSESITGVVHTLGEAIVLVFLVMYLFLQNFRATIITTMTVPVVLLGTFGILAAAGFTINTLTMFGMILAIGLLVDDAIVVVENVERVMEEEKLSPRDATIKSMGQIQGALVGIAMVLSAVLLPMAFFGGSTGVIYKQFSITIVSAMGLSVLVALIFTPALCATMLKPIDPEKHGQPKRGFFGWFNRTFDRSVLSYERGVGNMLRHKIPAYLVYLLIFAGMIWMFMRIPAAFLPEEDQGVIFAQVQTPPGSSAERTQAVLDEARSYLLDKESSAVQSVFTVNGFNFAGRGQSSGLAFILLKPWGDRNDDNSVFALAKRAQAQFFTFRDALSFAVVPPSVLELGNATGFDLYLQDQGGVGHAKLMEARNQLLGMAAQSKVLAGVRPNGLNDEPQYQLVIDDERASALGVSLSDINTTLSVAFGGNYVNDFIDRGRVKKVYVQGQPDARMKPEDLKKWYVRNSAGDMVPFASFASGEWVYGSPKLSRYNGVPAEEVLGTPAPGYSSGQAMDEVEALVKKLPAGIGYSWTGLSYEERLSGSQAPALYAISILMVFLCLAALYESWSIPIAVLLVIPLGVIGALMATSLRGLSNDVFFQVGLLVTVGLAAKNAILIVEFAKELHEQGKSLVDATIEACRMRLRPIIMTSMAFILGVVPLAISSGAGSGSQHSIGTGVIGGMITAVVLAIFWVPLFFVSISGLFKGKQKHTPNDEAGQ
- the adeC gene encoding AdeC/AdeK/OprM family multidrug efflux complex outer membrane factor; this translates as MSKSLISLAVTAFILGGCSLIPEYNQPAAPVAAQYPQGPAYSPAQAANVAASEQGWRQFFHDPALQQLIQTSLVNNRDLRVAALNIDAYRAQYRIQRADLFPAVNAEGSGTRQRVPGDLSQTGQAGITSQYSVGLGISAYELDLFGRIRSLSEQALQQYFATEEARRSTQISLVANVATAYLTWQADKELLKLTQDTLGAFEESYRLTSRSNEVGVASALDLAQSRTSVESARVKLSQYQRFVAQDLNNLTLLLGTTLPENLPTGQPLSNDLLTELPPGLPSDLLQRRPDILQAEYNLKAANANIGAARAAFFPSISLTASAGTASGDLSGLFKGGSGTWLFTPKINLPIFNAGSLRASLDYSKIQKDIGVANYEKAIQTAFQEVSDGLASRKTFREQLQAQNDFVQANQDYYRLAERRYRIGIDSNLTFLDAQRSLFSAQQSLISDRLSQLTSEVNLYKALGGGWYERTPAGQKQPTSGDVPSTRLF
- the pcaD gene encoding 3-oxoadipate enol-lactonase, which produces MPFVQLDDGELHYQIDGPQGAPVLVLSNALGTDLHMWDAQVDAFSQSFRVLRYDTRGHGKSLVSQGPYTIEQLGQDVLALLDALQIDKAHFCGLSMGGLTGQWLGIHASDRLHKLVLSNTAAKIGTPDIWNERITLLEHEGAQGMLTLAQTAPQRWFTPEFTASHPEQVKAATDQLAATSPFGYAACCAALRDADYLKQVSSIAVDTLIICCSHDAVTTVADGHYLQNHIDGSQLSDYYAAHMSSVELGQVFTLRVTEFLLS